The Henckelia pumila isolate YLH828 chromosome 2, ASM3356847v2, whole genome shotgun sequence genome includes a window with the following:
- the LOC140879929 gene encoding uncharacterized protein, with amino-acid sequence MEDEKLAAYYDELTRKGGGAARFKQGLGFTSSANDDVPSRGSALPTGGSSFLSGFVKASSPSKSSQLEKQAQLQSIQNKLNKKPTENIRNRELSRRSRSPVRDRSRDRHSRRRSKSRSGSRDRHPRRRSSSRSRDRHSRRRSRSRSRDRYSRRRSSSLDRVSRQRSGERSKRSGSPEKGKKQKEVRNGGRKEGGIDFAKLIEGYDRMTPAERVKAKMKLQLLKTAENDETMGKGSGWERFDFNMDAPLDDEEIEAGEDDAVLVKHIGQSFRFSAVERRKEEEIKAAHDEAMFGASSFPQPEETDDESEDCPRKENVETPPASDLLSDQVLTMQRGSWRDRARKT; translated from the exons ATGGAGGACGAGAAATTGGCGGCATACTACGATGAACTGACTCGTAAAGGAGGCGGCGCCGCCCGATTCAAGCAAGGGCTCGGCTTTACCTCTTCCGCAAACGACGACGTTCCGTCCAGGGGCTCCGCGCTACCTACTGGCGGCTCATCCTTTCTCAGTGGCTTTGTCAAAGCTTCGAGCCCTTCTAAATCCTCCCAACTCGAAAAGCAAGCTCAGCTTCAATCCATCCAGAACAAGCTCAACAAAAAGCCTACAGAAAATATCCGAAACCGAGAATTGAGCCGCCGGAGCCGGAGTCCTGTTCGAGACAGAAGTAGAGATCGGCATTCACGACGCCGAAGTAAGAGCCGCAGCGGTAGCAGGGATAGACATCCAAGGCGCCGAAGTAGTAGCCGGAGCCGGGATAGGCACTCAAGGCGCAGAAGTAGGAGTCGGAGCCGGGATAGGTATTCAAGGCGTAGGAGCTCGAGCCTTGATAGAGTGTCAAGACAAAGGAGTGGAGAAAGGAGCAAGAGGAGTGGATCACCTGAAAAGGGTAAAAAACAGAAAGAGGTGAGGAATGGTGGCAGAAAAGAAGGTGGAATTGATTTTGCAAAATTGATTGAAGGTTACGACCGCATG ACTCCAGCCGAAAGAGTCAAAGCCAAGATGAAACTTCAACTATTGAAAACTG CTGAAAATGATGAAACGATGGGAAAGGGCTCAGGATGGGAACGATTTGACTTCAACATGGATGCCCCTCTAGACGATGAGGAAATCGAAG CTGGGGAGGATGACGCTGTGTTAGTCAAGCACATAGGACAGAGCTTTCGTTTTTCTGCGGTTGAG aGGCGCAAAGAGGAAGAAATCAAGGCTGCTCATGATGAAGCTATGTTTGGAGCCTCTTCATTTCCACAACCAGAGGAAACCGACGATGAAAGTGAAGATTGTCCTCGAAAAGAAAATGTTGAAACTCCTCCAGCGAGTGACCTTCTCAGCGACCAG GTTCTTACTATGCAGAGAGGCTCTTGGCGTGATCGAGCCCGTAAAACATGA
- the LOC140879928 gene encoding pyridoxine/pyridoxamine 5'-phosphate oxidase 1, chloroplastic-like isoform X1: MLLRKVKGKSMQSLLTKFSLLSMPMAALNLHVSARSNDQILGPPLSHIKGLVGSSGSRGYCSGFVAGVRAMSSGKVVRDPECVSYLSQREAREIDEILMGPFGFSVDQLMELAGLSVATSIAEVYKPSEFNRVLAICGPGNNGGEGLIVARHMLHFGYKPVVCYPIRTAKALYNGLVTQLESLPIPFLSVEDLPLDLAKSYDIVVDAIFGSWDHDHPGIPRPPFDNLIQRLAALRNLNQNEKLSAIVSVDIPSGWHVEEGDLNGKGIEPDMLVSLTAPKMCAKKFSGRHHFLGGRFVPPSVAENFKLQLPTYPGTSICIRIGKPPQVDISAIRENYIAPEFSEDRAEVDPFTQFQKWLDDAITSGIKEPNAMALSTAGKEGKPSVRMMLLKGFDKNGFVWYTNYESPKAHEISENPRGALVFYWGALFRQVIVEGSVEKVSDEESEQYFQSRPKERQIGAIFSKQSTVISGREILHQQQEELKARFSDGSLIPRPKYWGGYRLKPELFEFWQGQPLNLHDRLRYSPEDVDGKRAWKIERLAP, translated from the exons ATGTTGCTGCGTAAAGTAAAAGGCAAGTCCATGCAATCTCTTCTCACCAAATTTTCTCTTCTCTCGATGCCAATGGCTGCACTGAATCTTCATGTTTCTGCTCGTAGCAATGATCAAATCCTCGGGCCTCCTCTTTCCCAT ATTAAAGGATTAGTGGGTTCAAGTGGTTCCCGTGGATACTGTTCCGGTTTTGTTGCTGGAGTGAGAGCAATGTCGTCGGGCAAAGTTGTGCGGGACCCAGAGTGCGTATCGTATCTAAGCCAGCGGGAAGCAAGGGAAATcgatgaaattctcatgggtcCATTTGGGTTCAGCGTTGATCAGTTAATG GAATTGGCAGGTCTGAGTGTGGCTACTTCAATTGCTGAG GTCTATAAACCGTCTGAATTTAATCGTGTTCTTGCTATATGTGGCCCGGGGAATAATGGAGGTGAGGGTCTTATTGTGGCTCGCCACATGCTTCATTTTGGATACAAACCAGTAGTCTGTTATCCTATACGTACTGCTAAGGCTCTTTACAATGGACTGGTAACACAG TTAGAGTCATTGCCCATTCCATTCCTGTCAGTGGAAGATCTGCCGTTGGATTTGGCAAAAAGCTATGATATTGTAGTGGATGCAATATTTGGGTCCTGGGATCATG ATCATCCAGGTATCCCAAGGCCTCCTTTTGATAATCTGATACAAAGGTTGGCAGCATTAAGAAATCTCAATCAGAATGAGAAATTATCTGCCATAGTATCTGTGGATATTCCATCCGGTTGGCATGTTGAAGAAGGTGATCTTAATGGCAAAGGCATCGAACCAGACATGCTG GTTTCATTGACTGCTCCTAAGATGTGTGCCAAAAAATTTTCTGGTCGACACCACTTTCTAGGTGGCAGATTTGTTCCCCCATCAGTTGCAGAAAATTTCAAGCTGCAACTGCCAACATATCCTGGGACTTCTATTTGTATCAGAATCGGAAAGCCTCCACAAGTCGACATATCAGCTATTAGAGAGAATTATATCGCTCCAGAGTTCTCTGAGGACCGAGCTGAGGTCGATCCCTTCACTCAG TTCCAAAAATGGTTGGATGATGCGATCACATCAGGGATCAAGGAACCAAATGCTATGGCACTGTCCACAGCTGGAAAAGAAGGGAAACC CTCGGTAAGAATGATGTTGCTGAAGGGATTTGACAAAAATGGTTTTGTCTG GTATACAAATTATGAAAGTCCAAAGGCTCATGAGATATCAGAAAATCCTCGTGGAGCACTCGTGTTTTATTGGGGTGCTTTGTTCCGTCAG GTAATAGTTGAAGGATCAGTGGAAAAAGTTTCAGATGAAGAATCTGAGCAATACTTCCAAAGCCGTCCCAAAGAGAGACAGATCGGAGCAATCTTTAGCAAACAG AGCACTGTGATCTCTGGACGGGAGATTCTCCACCAGCAACAAGAAGAACTCAAAGCTCGATTCTCTGACgg AAGCCTGATTCCAAGACCCAAATACTGGGGAGGATACAGACTCAAACCGGAGCTTTTCGAGTTTTGGCAAGGGCAGCCATTGAACTTGCATGATAG GTTGCGTTACTCTCCGGAGGATGTCGATGGAAAGAGAGCATGGAAAATAGAGAGATTGGCTCCATGA
- the LOC140879928 gene encoding pyridoxine/pyridoxamine 5'-phosphate oxidase 1, chloroplastic-like isoform X2, translating into MLLRKVKGKSMQSLLTKFSLLSMPMAALNLHVSARSNDQILGPPLSHIKGLVGSSGSRGYCSGFVAGVRAMSSGKVVRDPECVSYLSQREAREIDEILMGPFGFSVDQLMELAGLSVATSIAEVYKPSEFNRVLAICGPGNNGGEGLIVARHMLHFGYKPVVCYPIRTAKALYNGLVTQLESLPIPFLSVEDLPLDLAKSYDIVVDAIFGSWDHGIPRPPFDNLIQRLAALRNLNQNEKLSAIVSVDIPSGWHVEEGDLNGKGIEPDMLVSLTAPKMCAKKFSGRHHFLGGRFVPPSVAENFKLQLPTYPGTSICIRIGKPPQVDISAIRENYIAPEFSEDRAEVDPFTQFQKWLDDAITSGIKEPNAMALSTAGKEGKPSVRMMLLKGFDKNGFVWYTNYESPKAHEISENPRGALVFYWGALFRQVIVEGSVEKVSDEESEQYFQSRPKERQIGAIFSKQSTVISGREILHQQQEELKARFSDGSLIPRPKYWGGYRLKPELFEFWQGQPLNLHDRLRYSPEDVDGKRAWKIERLAP; encoded by the exons ATGTTGCTGCGTAAAGTAAAAGGCAAGTCCATGCAATCTCTTCTCACCAAATTTTCTCTTCTCTCGATGCCAATGGCTGCACTGAATCTTCATGTTTCTGCTCGTAGCAATGATCAAATCCTCGGGCCTCCTCTTTCCCAT ATTAAAGGATTAGTGGGTTCAAGTGGTTCCCGTGGATACTGTTCCGGTTTTGTTGCTGGAGTGAGAGCAATGTCGTCGGGCAAAGTTGTGCGGGACCCAGAGTGCGTATCGTATCTAAGCCAGCGGGAAGCAAGGGAAATcgatgaaattctcatgggtcCATTTGGGTTCAGCGTTGATCAGTTAATG GAATTGGCAGGTCTGAGTGTGGCTACTTCAATTGCTGAG GTCTATAAACCGTCTGAATTTAATCGTGTTCTTGCTATATGTGGCCCGGGGAATAATGGAGGTGAGGGTCTTATTGTGGCTCGCCACATGCTTCATTTTGGATACAAACCAGTAGTCTGTTATCCTATACGTACTGCTAAGGCTCTTTACAATGGACTGGTAACACAG TTAGAGTCATTGCCCATTCCATTCCTGTCAGTGGAAGATCTGCCGTTGGATTTGGCAAAAAGCTATGATATTGTAGTGGATGCAATATTTGGGTCCTGGGATCATG GTATCCCAAGGCCTCCTTTTGATAATCTGATACAAAGGTTGGCAGCATTAAGAAATCTCAATCAGAATGAGAAATTATCTGCCATAGTATCTGTGGATATTCCATCCGGTTGGCATGTTGAAGAAGGTGATCTTAATGGCAAAGGCATCGAACCAGACATGCTG GTTTCATTGACTGCTCCTAAGATGTGTGCCAAAAAATTTTCTGGTCGACACCACTTTCTAGGTGGCAGATTTGTTCCCCCATCAGTTGCAGAAAATTTCAAGCTGCAACTGCCAACATATCCTGGGACTTCTATTTGTATCAGAATCGGAAAGCCTCCACAAGTCGACATATCAGCTATTAGAGAGAATTATATCGCTCCAGAGTTCTCTGAGGACCGAGCTGAGGTCGATCCCTTCACTCAG TTCCAAAAATGGTTGGATGATGCGATCACATCAGGGATCAAGGAACCAAATGCTATGGCACTGTCCACAGCTGGAAAAGAAGGGAAACC CTCGGTAAGAATGATGTTGCTGAAGGGATTTGACAAAAATGGTTTTGTCTG GTATACAAATTATGAAAGTCCAAAGGCTCATGAGATATCAGAAAATCCTCGTGGAGCACTCGTGTTTTATTGGGGTGCTTTGTTCCGTCAG GTAATAGTTGAAGGATCAGTGGAAAAAGTTTCAGATGAAGAATCTGAGCAATACTTCCAAAGCCGTCCCAAAGAGAGACAGATCGGAGCAATCTTTAGCAAACAG AGCACTGTGATCTCTGGACGGGAGATTCTCCACCAGCAACAAGAAGAACTCAAAGCTCGATTCTCTGACgg AAGCCTGATTCCAAGACCCAAATACTGGGGAGGATACAGACTCAAACCGGAGCTTTTCGAGTTTTGGCAAGGGCAGCCATTGAACTTGCATGATAG GTTGCGTTACTCTCCGGAGGATGTCGATGGAAAGAGAGCATGGAAAATAGAGAGATTGGCTCCATGA